The following coding sequences lie in one Rutidosis leptorrhynchoides isolate AG116_Rl617_1_P2 chromosome 4, CSIRO_AGI_Rlap_v1, whole genome shotgun sequence genomic window:
- the LOC139843856 gene encoding putative ALA-interacting subunit 2 isoform X1: protein MQDIGRELISMDALDEGRGSTNHPTPVINGRSKAIHQFTQQSLPACKPVLTPAWVIGTFFFMGIIFIPVGLISLHASQSVNEIVDRYDADCVPDSFKNNKVAYIKNASMPKSCHRYLKVHKPMKAPIYIYYQLDNYYQNHRRYVKSRSDDQLLHGLGYNKTSTCEPLALENGLPIVPCGLVAWSLFNDTYSFSRGTKKLKIERKNIAWKSDRDHKFGEDVYPFNFQNSSFIGGGKLDTTIPLSDQEDLIVWMRTAAFPSFRKLYGRIEEDLGEDDIIVVRLMNNYNTYSFGGTKMLVLSTSSWLGGKNSFIGVAYIFVGSSSILIALIFLLLHVKNPRPYGDTVYLSSNRKDISR, encoded by the exons ATG CAGGATATTGGGAGAGAATTGATTAGTATGGATGCACTAGATGAAGGAAGAGGATCAACTAATCACCCTACTCCAGTTATTAATGGCCGTTCTAAAG CTATACATCAGTTCACTCAACAAAGTCTCCCTGCTTGTAAACCTGTATTAACACCCGCATGG GTCATTGGAACTTTCTTTTTTATGGGCATCATATTCATTCCTGTTGGGTTAATTTCTCTTCATGCTTCACAAAGT GTTAATGAAATTGTGGATAGATATGATGCTGATTGTGTACCAGATAGTTTTAAGAACAACAAGGTAGCTTATATCAAGAATGCATCAATGCCAAAAAGTTGTCACCGTTATCTAAAG GTGCATAAACCTATGAAAGCTCCAATTTACATTTATTATCAGCTGGACAACTATTATCAAAACCACAGGCG GTATGTAAAAAGTCGAAGTGACGATCAACTATTACATGGACTTGGATACAACAAAACAAGTACATGTGAACCTCTAGCACTTGAAAATGGTCTTCCAATAGTCCCTTGTGGATTAGTTGCATGGAGTTTATTTAATGACACATATTCCTTTTCACGCGGGACAAAAAAGCTGAAAATCGAACGAAAAAACATCGCATGGAAGAGTGATCGGGATCACAAATTTGGCGAAGATGTTTATCCATTTAATTTCCAAAATAGCTCCTTCATCGGTGGCGGAAAGCTAGATACAACTATTCCA CTAAGTGATCAAGAGGATCTTATTGTGTGGATGCGGACAGCTGCTTTTCCAAGTTTTCGTAAATTATACGGGAGAATCGAAGAGGATTTAGGAGAAGATGACATAATAGTAGTACGTCTTATGAACAATTATAACACTTACAGTTTTGGTGGAACAAAAATGCTTGTATTGTCGACATCAAGCTGGTTGGGTGGGAAGAACAGTTTTATTGGTGTGGCCTACATTTTCGTTGGATCTTCATCTATACTCATCGCTTTAATTTTCTTGTTGCTTCATGTAAAAAATCCAAG ACCGTATGGAGACACAGTATACTTATCTAGCAACAGGAAGGATATCTCTAGATAA
- the LOC139843856 gene encoding putative ALA-interacting subunit 2 isoform X3 — MDIGRELISMDALDEGRGSTNHPTPVINGRSKAIHQFTQQSLPACKPVLTPAWVIGTFFFMGIIFIPVGLISLHASQSVNEIVDRYDADCVPDSFKNNKVAYIKNASMPKSCHRYLKVHKPMKAPIYIYYQLDNYYQNHRRYVKSRSDDQLLHGLGYNKTSTCEPLALENGLPIVPCGLVAWSLFNDTYSFSRGTKKLKIERKNIAWKSDRDHKFGEDVYPFNFQNSSFIGGGKLDTTIPLSDQEDLIVWMRTAAFPSFRKLYGRIEEDLGEDDIIVVRLMNNYNTYSFGGTKMLVLSTSSWLGGKNSFIGVAYIFVGSSSILIALIFLLLHVKNPRPYGDTVYLSSNRKDISR, encoded by the exons ATG GATATTGGGAGAGAATTGATTAGTATGGATGCACTAGATGAAGGAAGAGGATCAACTAATCACCCTACTCCAGTTATTAATGGCCGTTCTAAAG CTATACATCAGTTCACTCAACAAAGTCTCCCTGCTTGTAAACCTGTATTAACACCCGCATGG GTCATTGGAACTTTCTTTTTTATGGGCATCATATTCATTCCTGTTGGGTTAATTTCTCTTCATGCTTCACAAAGT GTTAATGAAATTGTGGATAGATATGATGCTGATTGTGTACCAGATAGTTTTAAGAACAACAAGGTAGCTTATATCAAGAATGCATCAATGCCAAAAAGTTGTCACCGTTATCTAAAG GTGCATAAACCTATGAAAGCTCCAATTTACATTTATTATCAGCTGGACAACTATTATCAAAACCACAGGCG GTATGTAAAAAGTCGAAGTGACGATCAACTATTACATGGACTTGGATACAACAAAACAAGTACATGTGAACCTCTAGCACTTGAAAATGGTCTTCCAATAGTCCCTTGTGGATTAGTTGCATGGAGTTTATTTAATGACACATATTCCTTTTCACGCGGGACAAAAAAGCTGAAAATCGAACGAAAAAACATCGCATGGAAGAGTGATCGGGATCACAAATTTGGCGAAGATGTTTATCCATTTAATTTCCAAAATAGCTCCTTCATCGGTGGCGGAAAGCTAGATACAACTATTCCA CTAAGTGATCAAGAGGATCTTATTGTGTGGATGCGGACAGCTGCTTTTCCAAGTTTTCGTAAATTATACGGGAGAATCGAAGAGGATTTAGGAGAAGATGACATAATAGTAGTACGTCTTATGAACAATTATAACACTTACAGTTTTGGTGGAACAAAAATGCTTGTATTGTCGACATCAAGCTGGTTGGGTGGGAAGAACAGTTTTATTGGTGTGGCCTACATTTTCGTTGGATCTTCATCTATACTCATCGCTTTAATTTTCTTGTTGCTTCATGTAAAAAATCCAAG ACCGTATGGAGACACAGTATACTTATCTAGCAACAGGAAGGATATCTCTAGATAA
- the LOC139843856 gene encoding putative ALA-interacting subunit 2 isoform X2 yields MDIGRELISMDALDEGRGSTNHPTPVLHGRSKAIHQFTQQSLPACKPVLTPAWVIGTFFFMGIIFIPVGLISLHASQSVNEIVDRYDADCVPDSFKNNKVAYIKNASMPKSCHRYLKVHKPMKAPIYIYYQLDNYYQNHRRYVKSRSDDQLLHGLGYNKTSTCEPLALENGLPIVPCGLVAWSLFNDTYSFSRGTKKLKIERKNIAWKSDRDHKFGEDVYPFNFQNSSFIGGGKLDTTIPLSDQEDLIVWMRTAAFPSFRKLYGRIEEDLGEDDIIVVRLMNNYNTYSFGGTKMLVLSTSSWLGGKNSFIGVAYIFVGSSSILIALIFLLLHVKNPRPYGDTVYLSSNRKDISR; encoded by the exons CTATACATCAGTTCACTCAACAAAGTCTCCCTGCTTGTAAACCTGTATTAACACCCGCATGG GTCATTGGAACTTTCTTTTTTATGGGCATCATATTCATTCCTGTTGGGTTAATTTCTCTTCATGCTTCACAAAGT GTTAATGAAATTGTGGATAGATATGATGCTGATTGTGTACCAGATAGTTTTAAGAACAACAAGGTAGCTTATATCAAGAATGCATCAATGCCAAAAAGTTGTCACCGTTATCTAAAG GTGCATAAACCTATGAAAGCTCCAATTTACATTTATTATCAGCTGGACAACTATTATCAAAACCACAGGCG GTATGTAAAAAGTCGAAGTGACGATCAACTATTACATGGACTTGGATACAACAAAACAAGTACATGTGAACCTCTAGCACTTGAAAATGGTCTTCCAATAGTCCCTTGTGGATTAGTTGCATGGAGTTTATTTAATGACACATATTCCTTTTCACGCGGGACAAAAAAGCTGAAAATCGAACGAAAAAACATCGCATGGAAGAGTGATCGGGATCACAAATTTGGCGAAGATGTTTATCCATTTAATTTCCAAAATAGCTCCTTCATCGGTGGCGGAAAGCTAGATACAACTATTCCA CTAAGTGATCAAGAGGATCTTATTGTGTGGATGCGGACAGCTGCTTTTCCAAGTTTTCGTAAATTATACGGGAGAATCGAAGAGGATTTAGGAGAAGATGACATAATAGTAGTACGTCTTATGAACAATTATAACACTTACAGTTTTGGTGGAACAAAAATGCTTGTATTGTCGACATCAAGCTGGTTGGGTGGGAAGAACAGTTTTATTGGTGTGGCCTACATTTTCGTTGGATCTTCATCTATACTCATCGCTTTAATTTTCTTGTTGCTTCATGTAAAAAATCCAAG ACCGTATGGAGACACAGTATACTTATCTAGCAACAGGAAGGATATCTCTAGATAA